agaacaggcaatcaagtgatTCGTCCCctcttgcccattcccagcttctggcaaaagcgaggctagggacaccatccctgcccatcctggctaatagccattgatggatctatccatgaatttatctagttctttttttgaaccctgttatagtcttggctttcacaacatcctctggcaaggagttccataggttgactgcattgtgtgaagaaatactcttttgttttaaacctgctgtctattaacttcatttggtgacccctagttcttgtgctatgagaagtagtaaacaacacttccttatctactttctctatacaagtcatgattttatagacctcagtcatatctccccttagccatctgttttccaagctgaaaagtcccagtcttattaatctctcctcatacggaagctgttccatacccctaatcatgtttgttgcccttttctgaaccttttccaattccaatatatcttttttgagatggggtgaccacatctgcacgcagtattcaaaatgtgggtgtaccgtggttttatatagaggcaacatgatattttctgtcctattatctatccctttcttaatgattcccaacattctgttcccttttttgactgctgctgcacatggagtggatgttttcagagaactctccacaatgacaaattttgccacctcactgtttagccCTTATTCcggataatttatgaatatgttaaataggactgggcccagtacagacccctgggggacaccactatttacccctctccattctgaaaactgaccatttattcctaccctttgtttcctatcttttaaccagttaccaatccatgagagaaccttccctcttaccccatgattgcttactttgcgtaagagcctttggtgagggattttgtcaaaggcttcctgaaaatctaagtacactagatccccttggtccacatgcttgttgactccctcaaagaattctaatagatgggcgaggcgtgatttccctttactaaaaccaccACTAttgacctctctccattctgaaaactgacttaaAATCAATATACTGCATTTGTTCTATTTCTTCATGTCTGTTTAAGACTGGGTTTGTTAAACATGCAGAGAAGAAAActgattttaagctctttggggcagaagcTGTCACTGTAAAGTACCTAGCACACTAGGGCCCCGAGTCAGGACCACTGGGCATTAACCATAATGCAAATGTTAAATAATTTAAGTTTGATTTCAAGACTAACGGGTCATTTTGGGAAAGGGTGggattgtgacatcagagataaCCTGGCCAATCAACATACAGTTGACCAGCGAATTTGCCTACTGCAAAGAGTTTGATTGCGAGACCATTAGAAAAAGCTTTCCTCTCTAGATGGTAACACAGGTAAGTTATCTTAAAACTGGCCTTAGGTAACAGGTACACTAACCCTGTTTAAGATGCTGAAAATTGACACTCAGTCACATTGTGTTAGTGAAATGTAGCCCTCTGTCCATGCTTGTGGAATCAGGGACTTTTTAATCTGGCAGTGGAACTGCTGCTAATCTGTTAAATATCAATTATATGTCCTTTTCCTGGCGAGTGACACAAATGTGTataaagcgacagagtcctgtggtaccttatagactaacagacgtattggagcataggctttcgtgggtgaatacccacttcgtcagatgcatgtagtggaatgTGTATAATTCACCTTCTGGTCTGTTTCTGGTGTGAGAAGTAGAAGTGTCTCTCCCAACCTCCCTTGTTAGGGGAGAGTCTTTCACATTATCTCCCTTCTGCCTGTGGAGGCAGGGTAGCAGAGGGTATACAATAGCCAGTTTTCACTGTGTCTGAGGCCCTGAAGTGAGAACTTCTGGGCTCTTCCTTGTCTCTCACGCTATTTAAATGTCATCTCTTTTAAAAGATACAGCAGAAATTAAAGCTGGTCAGAGGTGACACATCAGATGATTTAGATGTGTGGCCTGTGAGGGGAGAGTGAGAACTTTAACATGTCTATAGAGGCAACAAAGCAGAGGGGACATAGAGATGCAGAGAAGCTCCCTGGTGGGCTTCTCTTACTCTGAGAACGGGGGGGACACTCAGGGAAGCTGAAAAACAAGTTTAAACCCAATAGTTTTTCTTTTAAGCAAAAACACAACCTGTGCAATCCTCTCCCACAAGATATCCGAGTCCAAGAGCTTACCAGGATTTGACACGCTCCACTagataggattttttaaaagggggggaggagatgagagagagaggcatTGTTATGCTTCCAGCCATAAGCCAACCTCCACCTGAAGAAGTTAGAAACTTCCCAGTGGTTGAGTTATTCCATATTTTCATATCAGCTGGATTCTAGCCCGTTCGGCTGCAGCATTTGTTCATGGACGCAGTTTGTAACCATGTACTGTGCTGCATGGGCTCCTGTCGGAATTGGATGGGCAATTCCCCTTTGGTCTGCCTCCCAGGGAGGAAATCCATGCACCGCGCCTCCAACGGCTTGGGTAGCTCACAGCAAAAATGGCCAATGACACCGATGTTTGGATCCTCCTGTGGTGAAAGCTCCCATTCGTTCTTATTTTTCCTCTTCGCTGTGCAAGACTTCTGATCCCTTGTTGAATAAACCCACGATATTTGAACTCTCAAAGAAGCAGTtcgtgtctacactgcagccgcgagcaagcctcccagcccgggtaaAGAGACCCATTCTATTTCTAGCAGAGCTAGCAATGCTAAAAATCACTGTCCATGTGGCATGGGTGGAGGCTTGGGCTAGGTGGGCAGTCTtggactcaggcagctagcccatgctgtaatgttcacactgctgtttttatgtGCTCGCTCTGCCTGAACTAGTGTGAgactgtctacctgggctgggactagagtgaccagatgtcccgtttttaaagggataaTCCTGTTTTTGGAGACTTTTTcttataggtgcctattacccccccacctcctgtcctgttttttcacagttgctatcgggtcaccctagctgggaccCACAGTGTCTTAGCTGTTCTCTGCACACCCTTCCCACTCCCACAGAAACATTGGCACAGGCTTCCCTTGCGCTCCCTGTAACACGCCCCTTGCCGTTCTAGTGATGCTGTAGTCTGGGAGGAAGATATGGAGTCGGAGCTGCTAGGGGAGACCCCTGTGTGCTCCCCGGCAGAGCCAGTGCACTGGCAGTTCCTGACTCTGTTGGACACTGTGGGCAGGCGGAATGGACAGGTGCTAGTGATGGAGATGGATGATGTACATGAGGCAGCCCCGCTCGTGCAGATGGACTTTGCCCAGGAGCTCTTCAGAGGGATCGACCTAAAGACCAAACTCCACCGGAAGGAGGAAATCAAGGAGGAAGAGCAGGAGATGCAACCGCAGCTGGTCTTCATGCTCTGGCAAGCTGCCACGCTGAGGCAGCTCATGCAGTGGGAACACCTGGATGAAACACTCTGGAACTTAAGGAATCTCTTTCCCTGCATGCCAGCGGCTCTGGTCCTGGTGATGATCCAGCCAGACCTGCAGCACCAGCAGGTGGAACCAGGACGGGCAGCCGGGGCACTAAGGAGAATGCAGTGCTTGCTGGATGGTGGCTTCCAGGAACTGGTGGTGGAAGCAGCTGTTTACAGCCCAGGCCAGCCAGATGGGACCCTGGAGGTCaagagagctgcctgcagagccctGAGAGAAGTTCTGAAGGGCCAAGAAGGTACTGgaggggtcagaggtcacacAGGACTGGGCATCATGTGAAGGGGAACTTGAGAGCTGGTcttgctggggaggggagacaagaAGAGCGAGGTGGGTGGAAGGAAATGTGGAAGCATGAGCCGGGTGCAGAGATCAAAGCAGAGTCGGGTGGGATACACCAGAGAGACATGAAAATCAGGGATGTGGGCACACAGGGTGGAGCTGAGCAAGGGGGTATTTGGGAGGCTGGGGGGGCACATGAACTGGAAATTAGAATGGGGAAGGGGAACAGCCGTGTCCCTTTCAGCAAGCCATGGCACTGCAGGGCCTGAGGAGGGCCTTCAAGAAAATGCATCAGGAGCTGCACTTTACCCACCTTTCGAGCTGTGTGGCTCAGAGCCCCATAGATTTGCTGCTCCCTGTTGCTAAGTGATAGGAGGaagcagctctgggagaggaggcaTCTCGCATGTGCCTGAGaactctgaggagaaagtcttgGTTCAGGGGCCGTCCAGTATGTGTCCGTGGGCCTTTGCGGAACTCTGTGGTGGTGTCGATAAATGTTTGGGCCTTTTATCGTAGGGGCAACCTGCCCCAGTCACCTCAGTCCACCAACCCTACTTGGTGTGAGGGCAGGGGGCATGTTAAATCAGTGACGAGGAGGATTGTGGGTTGGGCTCTGTTtgagcagggtttgggggggatGTTCGGTCATTGCCCAGCAGGTCGGAGAGAGCTGGGTGCTGTCATAAACTGGGACGTAGgcggtcagagctggagtcatgAGCTAGAAAGTGGAGGTCAGAGACGGGGACAGAATGGGgagtcaagccaagggtcagaactAGAGTCAGGAATCAAgctaaggggtggggggggggtgtagcaGCAGGGATCTGGAATGGGGCTGGAGGACAGGAGCAAGGCAGGGCTCAGAAGGTAGCCGAGAAGGCAGGGTCCCGCTGCATGCCAGGGATTCACCTAGTTGCTCGGACAACTTCCTGGGCCGCCTCCTGGCTTAAATAGTGAGTGTGAGCCAATCTGAGAGCCTGGACGTCTCCTACCATTGGGAGCTTCATAGGTGGCGCCTATGGTGAGCGAGGGTCCACCAGCCTAAACTCTGGTACCAGCAAGCTGCAGTGAGGTTTGCCTGGGGACCTGGGTTTGAGACCTGAGATTCCTCACACAGGTGCTGGCGAGTCCCCTGTGATCCCTGAGCCCGGCTGCATCCCCTCCGTGGCCCACTTGACAAGCTGAGATTGCCAGGGACAGCATGCTCTGGGAGGAAGAACAGGTGGGAGGGGCTGCACTGTGGAGTGGCTCTTCTGCCAAGGAATGTCGCAGGCTCCTTCGCTCAGTGATGCCCCCCCAAGCCAGTATTTACactgttcctcccctccccccagaaatgaTTCCCCAGGATCCAGTTACCATCCGACTCAGCCTGGGGGTGTGCAACACAGGATACGAAAGACGGTAGGAGGACAGGCTCCCTTAGGCCGCATTGCGATGTGCCTGGAAGGTGGGTGCATCTCATCCCGTCCCTTCATAGCAATATCCACCCACTGCTACTGCACTAGCAAACCTGTTTAGCCGGCTGCTCCTAGCATACTTGTTGGAGGAGTGCTCCCAGGCAGGCCAACTCCTGCAAATACCTCTGCCTGTGgtgccctccccactcccccaactcTCCCCTGGCAGTTTGGGAATTCCCCTTCCTGCCTGCCTGCGACTGCAAGCAGGCCGTGCTGTGCTGGGGaaaggaggatgggggagagcaacGGGAGGGGGCTTAGATACCGTGGTAATGGTGCTATAGAAAACCTAGGCCAGACAGATCTTTATAGGACACCCTTTCCTCCCCCTGCCACGCACACCTTCCTGCAACGCAATTCCCTGTGGTGTCACATACACTCCCCTCGCTGGGATAGCAGAGCTCGCAAGGGGAACGTGCTAGCAGCTAGATTCGGAGCCTGCATGAACAGTTTGTCGTCAGCAGGGAGAGCTGCAACCCAGCTCCAGTCCCTTTCTTCCCTTTAGTTCACCTTACAGTAGTTCTGTGGCCGTGAACCCTTGGCACGGTGGCATTTGCCAGGCTGTCCTCCACGCCAGTGCTCAGGGCAGCTGGTAGACAACAAGCCTAGCCCTGTTTGTTTCACTGCATGCTAGGGGCCTGATCCGAacccttctgaagtcaatggcaggtcCTCCAGGGACTTCAGAGGACTTTGCATCCGCTTCCTAGGTCCCCTCCTTCCCCGTGCATCAGCAGAATTTTGATGTGCATGGTGCAGCTGCCGTGAGAAGAGTCAGGTGGGAGGTAGAGCGCTGAAAAGCTATGGCAAAGTTGGAGCAGATATggttagggtcctaccaaattcacagctgtgaaaaaagcATTATGGACCGTGAAATCCGATCTTCCCCCATTAAATTTGGCTACTGTAGAGACTAGATTTCACGGAGCTggtcagctggagagcagcggctgctggccgggagcccacctctgaaggcagcatcactgccagcagcagtgtagaagtgagggtggcatggtggggggggggggggttgtcaacATGGGGGGGGCTGGCATTACGGGTGGGCAAGTGGGTGACCACCCAGAGCCCCATGATCAAGGGGGCACCGAGGTCAGTCTCTTTCGCACGCGCGCCAGCCAGCCAGCGGCCCCTTTAACTCCTGAGAGGTGCAGCTGCGACTGTGCGCTGAGCTCCAACTGCTAGTCCCGGCCAGACGGGGCAGGGACAGGACTTTCTCTTCTCCTGCACAGGCCACTcccagggccaggtcagacccacctccaggaagCTCCATGGAtattggccaggcgcccagctctgaagacagcagcacAAGAGTCAGGGTGGCAAGACTGCAGCCctcctacaatagccttgtgacatccccttgcccctcccccccgtgaaagttcagatttaaatatcagaaaccatgaaatttaccattttaaaaatcccctgaccatgaaattgaccaaaatggacctgaatttggtagggctctataTATGGTGACTGGGTATTCTAGCTGGTCTAGAGAGATCTTGCATCTTGTTATGTGGCTTTGTGTGAATCAGTTTCGCTAGGTTCCTATGTAATAAATAGTACCCACAGTGCAGGCATATGAACTCCCTGTTCCAAGTAAAATGGACTGTGTTTAGCACATTCAAGTATGCGTTACCCCCTCTATGGAGTTTATCTCCATAGAgagatagcttagtggtttgagcattggcctgcttaaacccagggttgtgagttcaatccttgagggggccatttagggatctggggcaaaaatctgtttgaggattagc
This region of Chrysemys picta bellii isolate R12L10 chromosome 9, ASM1138683v2, whole genome shotgun sequence genomic DNA includes:
- the LOC103306521 gene encoding uncharacterized protein C2orf72 homolog — protein: MESELLGETPVCSPAEPVHWQFLTLLDTVGRRNGQVLVMEMDDVHEAAPLVQMDFAQELFRGIDLKTKLHRKEEIKEEEQEMQPQLVFMLWQAATLRQLMQWEHLDETLWNLRNLFPCMPAALVLVMIQPDLQHQQVEPGRAAGALRRMQCLLDGGFQELVVEAAVYSPGQPDGTLEVKRAACRALREVLKGQEEMIPQDPVTIRLSLGVCNTGYERR